ATTCTTGCATTTATAGTGTCCTGGGCTTCAGCCACATGTATTTTCTTCTTCCCAGGCTGACATATTGTCACTTATAATGTTTGTCTCCATTTGTCATCCTCAGACCGCCTTCAAAGATCATCTCTGATATTAATTATGCTGTGAAACCTTTTCTTAACTCACTATGTCCCAGCATCCCATATATaggacaccaataaaaattttgtCCTGTATGTGGGATTCTGGGACATAGAGGGTTAACCCACCTCTAGCTTCCCAATCCTCTAGTTTTCTCAGTGGTCACAGTCTACTTTTTCTCATTTTGCCTGCTTCATTCCTAAAGCTTCCTCAATAGGATATGGGAAAGGTGTCCCACTCATAAATGTCTGTGTCCTGATATACCTACCAAAATTCCTTGAACTTGGcagatgttcaataaatatttgaaataggATCACATAACAAAGGCTCTAAGGACACAATATCAAGATTACAGCTGTTTTACAAACAAAGTCATTTCAAAAGTTTTTCATATTTAAACAAAAACCGAAGTTCTGATTTAGGAACAAATCACTACATAGAAAAATGCTAATAAATAGTTAACCATGTTCATATCATATGTTTTACAGCATGCGTCCTTGACATCACAAGACTGTGGGCAGTCTTACTCCTTTTAAAAGGCTAAGACTGCCCACAGGTTCAATTTACTGAGACATGCCTTGTCTATTAATGAAAACTAGCCATTTAAAAAAGGTTCTTACCATGGTCAACATGAGCCAAAACACATATATTCCTGATATTAGCAGTGTTTTTCTGGAGTTGAATCATCTTATCCAAACTATTGAGCACCATGGTTGCTCACTTCctgtgattaaaaataaaagatgtattACAAATGACACAAGGGCTGTTAGGTCCAGGCAagggaaaaagaaatttaagtgctGGGAGCTGAAAAAGATTTCTCAGATCccttaaaccaagactcaaatgaACGTTTATAGATGAGACATACCAATCCAGGCCCAAGACCAGCTTGAAAGTCAATAAACTGTACTTACGGAGTATATTCATCCTTCTGGATGGGAAGGCTGTGTTGAATCAAGGAGCTCCTGGGTGCTGGGTGCAGTGACACCAGTAGCCCCAACCATGGATTCGTACTCTGACCAACTCTTCCAGGCCAACAACAACCATAAAAAGGGTCAAATGCAGCAGGAAGAGAAGATGTTGACGTCTCTCCCTTCCCCGAAACCCCTCGTTCTATTATTCTAGCTCCCTTTTATCCGCGGTAAAACACTGCGTAGAGCCTGAAAAAGTTTTGAGTCACGTGCTTATGAACCAAACAGGTGCACTGCCGATCTTTCTTCCCTTTCCAAATGAAAAGTCTCAACTCCACATGCCCCGTCTTCGAGGGGCCCCAGATTCGTAGGGTTTGATGCTCAAAATTTTAAGGACCCCCAAGTCCACACGGAAAAGCCTCTGGCCCCGGGTGGGAGCTACAGCTGGATGCACGCCGCGTCGGCTCACGACGGGTCTCCCCCACGCCGCCCCCATCCCCTCAGCCCAAGTCCCTCCTTACCGCCAGCACGCGGGGGGGCCCTCCTCACCAGCTCCGGCTCTCTGCCCAACACCGCACGCTTCAGCTAGGGCTCCGCAGGCCTGAACGCCTGCGTTCTGGGGGCGGGGCTGGCTGACGCGCGACCTCTGACCCGCCGGCGTCTCGGCGCCACCGGAAGTCGGCGCCGCGTCAGTTGCCGGGATCCCGCGGTCGCCTAGACGACGGTGGGCGCTGTAGATAAAGGTGCGCTGCGGATCTTGCAGCGAGCCGAAAACATGAGGAGCAAGTGTTTGTGTCAGATCTGTACCTGCGGGTAAGAATGGTTGGCACAGCGGCGGGCCGGGAGACCTTAGGGGACCCAGTGGCCCTTCGGGCACCCCCATCTCGACCCCCGCACACCGGGAGGGGCGGTGCAGCGACGCCCCCTCTTTGGCTGGGTTGGGGTACAATGTTTCTTCTTTGTAGCTAGAAACTAGTTTTTAGTTTCTTTATACAAATTGGAATAGCATCTGGGCCAGTAAACAGAAAGTGAAGCCGCGACGGTTGTAAGGCTGGTAAGCGGTGGATCCGACTGGTGAGTGCATGCCCCActagaataataaataataataataataataatcattattattattattattattattattatttaatttaaacgAACAGTGTTCAAAACCATTAGTTGGCAACCAGTATTACACATTCTTTCATCTCCAGCTTTCCATCCTCCAACCCAAACCTTATTCCCATATTCCGGTTCTGTCCAGGCGGCCCTCATTTGGAATCTGCCTGACAGGTAAGGCTGTAGTTCCCATCCTGAAACCCAGAACTCGTCTGTGAGTCCTGCCTAACAACCTTCCACTACCTATAAACAcactcttttccttccttcccctgcTTCACTGTTGACCCAGGGATGAGATCattatttgctagataaatatatGCCAATTCCTTGCTATTTCTTAATACTCTTAAAAGGGAAAACACCTGCATGTTGATGGAAAGCAGTTTGTCTACTATTTTCATAATAAACACTTTATAATTACATATAGATTAGTTAATATATGACTTTTGAGATAGGAATCTTCAAACTCTCGTGTGcaagaaggtttttttttcttgttttttttttttttttaattataatcaaCCTAAGTTTCTTCCCATCTTATGTCAGAAAATTCAGTCTTCATTGTGTCGGGGGCTACATTTTCTTCAAGCAGTATAATGATCCAAGGAACTAAAGCATTGCCAATAAAAGAGTTCCTTCTGACCTTTGAACATCGGTATGATCTCCCACTGAAAAGTCCTTTAATGAAGCTCATATATTTCTTTCAAGAGCAGGATCTCTGCTAGTTTTATTCTTATACTCTCGTGTGTAAGAATCCTTGAGGAAGCTACAAACTTGTAGTTACAAGGCTCCACTCAACCAACTCTTTTGAAATCTGGCCACTTCCTGAGATACTGACACTGGCAAAGATTCCTCACCCTTCTCAGAGCCCCTTCTACTCTGCCTTTTAACTTCTCACTTGGTTTGGCAGCAGAAGGCAGATTTTtactcttccttcttttatttatttttgtgaccTAAAAGACAACTATATTTCACCTCCCATTAGAAATGCATTATTTCATCTCTTCCATGAACTGTTTCTTTTGCAAAAAGCATGAAAATTTGTTGACTTGAAGCAATTTCTCCCTCCTGCTGAAATCTCTTCAACAAGGGATTATATAAAGGTCCTGACTACCTGCttgatataaaagaggcaaaaGAACAAGAAAACAGGTTTGTTAATATTTCAATAAATTTCCTTTCTCTAGAAGATTAAGATCATCCGAAGACCTTTTCAGGGAAGCTTTGACCTGTTTCTGCTAAATGTCCATTTGCTGgttgagtcttttatttttttcacttataCTATGAAAATTAATAGTTTCACACatctattttattctttaaaaagttGAAGCAACCATCCATctctaatgtatttttttatacaatgCACACATGATGTTTTTATGCTTGTTAAACTATGGTGGGGTTCTCTTATGTTAGAAATCAGAAATgggggatgctagaaaaaagtgtgGCTCATTCAGATCTTTGCTCAAATATGATGAAAGAGTCTGTCATTGAAACCTTTGTTCAAATGTCATACTTTGCCCCACCTCCACACTATATCCCACTTCCCTGCTTCTTTTCTCTTCCCATTGTACTTAggatattctatatatttttttctctcttcaccCCTATCAAGGGTGTAAATTCAAGTAAGACACAGAATTTTCTATCTTAATACTGTCCTCAATACTGAGATTTTTACtcattatatatttgttgaaCGAATGAATGACCATATATGTAGGAAGTGAATGAGAATGGTATAAATTAACTAAATCTTTATctttaatcttgtaaaaatttgaaaaGTTAGTAATTTAAGCTAATATAGCAAAGTTCATAAAAAGTTACAGATTATAGCCTcctataaaactttaaaaagcagaaataagaaaaaatttgGAAATATCAGGATTAAAGGCTTTTTCTTTCCTGTATAATTCTTCAACACTGTTTGttaaaatatgaatgtattttttcatggaaaataaaactaaaaacatgACAAATTCCAAAGATTGGACTTGGTTCTTATAAATCATTCAGCTATAACAGCACCTCTATGCTTGCATGACCTGTGTACCCTGCTTCTACTTCTAAGAGTCTTGACTATGTGTGACACTAAATCACTTCAGCACTTTACCACAACCACCATGTTCAGTTGATATTCCCTAATCTCTTGATCCTTCTGATTTCAGAGTTTCTTGGACATCCTGTGACACCACCTGTTTTCCTTACACTATAATTCTTCATGCCGTCCACCATGATTCATCTGCAGGGTATATACATTTTCTTTAGGTTCAGCTTTACAACCCTCCCCCATGGCCTGGAGTCTCCAAATGATACCAGACCTGAGAAACTGACCTTATTTCAGAATAATgtggttttacttttttatttgtttgtggttttattagttttatttttaaaaggttttatCTCTTTTACTAATTGTGCACTGAAAAATTATAATGAAAACCCTGTATATTTTTTAACACTTGTTTTTCATacatagtttttatttatttttaaaaaagagagtatTCATTGCATACTATTCTACCACAACGCCCTCCCCTTTAACTATTTCCTGTCTTACCATGTTCCAACAGTCATTCATAGAGGTCAacctcatatttttcaacaactctATCCTATTAGTTTATATGATATCTGTTCATATATCACCTAAGGATGAGGATACATTCTGAGAAATTGATCATTAGGAGATTTAACCATTGTGTGAACATCAAGAATATACTTACACAAACTAAGATGGCTATGATGTCACCAGACAACATAATCTCATTGGACTATCACTGTATATGTGATTTGTGGTTGACCAAaatgtccattttttaaaaagcattaatGTGTTATTTAGGGCTCTTAGTTATGGGGAATATATTCTGATTAGTGTAGGCAAAAATTAACTGTATATATGGAGTATATATAATTCACTTGAAAGAACTGAAACCATTTTCAAACCAAGATTCCAAGGAAGAAAAGTACCTGAAAATCTCACTGTAGCCCTGGACCATGAAGGGAACTGCTAACTCTGCCACAATCAGAACACTGTAACAGAGCTGTAGCCTCCAGAACCACTCAACTCTACCAAAGTCAGAAAGCTGCCAAGTCAGGGAATCACCTTGAAAATCAGGGGACTGCCTAACTGACCCCAAACTCTCTTTGTCTCTACCTCAATCCATACAAGCAAAATGAATGTGGTGCCCTGCTTTTCTCCTTATGTAGCTCTGTTCTAAATCAGAGTCTCATACGTGAGTACATGAAATAGCTGAAACCTAAATTATATATGCAACTGGTCTGCATGGGGTCTAGGAAATTACTTGTTGGCTTCTCAGGTCTGTAAATTAACAAGACAATATTTCTACCATGTAAGGATACTGCTTTTTTTAAACATCATTGCAAAGGGAACAGGTTGTCTAGGAAAGCTGCTCTAAAGTTTTTGTGTTCTGAGTCATTGGAGGTCTGTCTCTGATTAATAATCACACAAAGTGTTTTTTTAAGGCAAAATAATCTTTCAGTTTTTTGTTTGCACAGGCGACATCATTGTCCACATGGAACCACAAGGATTTATGAAAATTTTGGCTTGTCTTGCCCCACAACTGAATACTTGGAAAAGTATCCCATGTATGGCAATGTTCTTCCACCACAGAGTCTTAAACCTAAGCAAGAGTTTCGAGCATGCCGTGGTAAAATGGAAGGAGTAACTACATTTAAGTAAATATTGCACAATTACTTGCTTTACTTATATTTTTCTCAACTCTTCTTTTCTAGCTATTAAATATAGGTAGTTGATTTAagttaaacaaatccaagaagcaagaaCTAGTTAAGTcacaagaaaaacagaaagatgAGCTTTAAGTTAGGTTAACAAATTGAGAAGAAAAGAGGGAAATAAAATGTTctattgatttgtttttattccctAAAATAtatcatgttcttttttttaacttttcactgTCACTGCTACCCAGAGGATAACAGTAGCTTCCTAGTGTTTAGGCCTGTATCTTCTCTAGTTTTTGCATTTCTTATCTCTTTTCAATACTTCAGTTGGCCAGGATGATCTTTTAAAAGTGCAAATCCAATCCTGTTAAGTCCTGATGAAAATACTTTAAAACTTTCCCATTATGTTTCACATAGTCCAAAATTCCTCCACAATTCCTGCATGGTTTACTCCCTACTTGCTTCTCTAGTTTATTTTATGTTTCCATTCTGTaggcctttttttgttgttgttgtttcctatAAAATGCCAGGTTTCCCATGCCTCAAATCCTTCCaagataataatttttttctaccTGGAATTTTTCCCCTCTCCTTCCCTAGTTTAATACCCATTCAGTCTGTAAATCTCAACTTGATTGTCTCTTGGAAAAATCTTCTCTACACCTCACCTAGTTTTCAGTCTACATAAAATTCCTCAGTGTAAATTTTCAAGGTACGTTCATTACATTAGTTTTAGAATTTCATGACAGTAGGAATTATGTCCATTGTTTTCTTATCATCCTATTTCCAAAATTCTAGCACAACACTTACTGGCACATGGTAGGTTCAGtgagtgatgaaaaaaaaaaatcccactcatcctaaatttttcatttttatttatttgtatctttgTATCTATTTGTATTTTGTGAGCTTAGTGGGTTACttctttgttttcattattttatttgatgTACACTATATTCAAAGCACAATCTTAGGcatcaagaataaaaaatatcagtaatttcagGTTCCTGCTTTTAAGGAACTcatgtcaattttttttataaCTTAGGGTTTTAAAAGCACCACAACAAATTTAATTTTTCCCAGTTGACTTATTCAGGTCACCctaagagaaggaagaaagaaaactttaaaaaggtAAATAAGAAACATTCCATATCCCAAAACTCAAAAGTCCAAATATGCCAATACAACTAAAAATTACATTTCTTAAGTCATCATCTCTCCACTTTGTAAGACAAGAATCATAGCATAATGGCTTGGAGCTTTTGCTTGACTCCTCAAGATGACTACACTGAATAGGAAGTAGAAAACTGATTTATTTGTGGAATAAGAAGCcattgtaggggctggggatgtggctcaagcggtagggcgctcgcctgccatgcatgcggcccgggtttgatcctcagcaccacatacaggcaaagatgttgtgtccgccaaatactaaaaaataaatattaaaaatttttttaaaaaaagaagccaTTGTATACGTTTCGAAGAGACTGTGTAAAGAGCAGATATCTGAACTTACAGAAGACTTTTGATCCTTTATGGCATTATAATTGTAGCATAGTTAGATGACTACCAGAGTTGGCAGGAA
This region of Callospermophilus lateralis isolate mCalLat2 chromosome 3, mCalLat2.hap1, whole genome shotgun sequence genomic DNA includes:
- the LOC143394204 gene encoding stabilizer of axonemal microtubules 1-like, yielding MRSKCLCQICTCGRHHCPHGTTRIYENFGLSCPTTEYLEKYPMYGNVLPPQSLKPKQEFRACRGKMEGVTTFK